The Fimbriimonas ginsengisoli Gsoil 348 genome window below encodes:
- a CDS encoding LacI family DNA-binding transcriptional regulator encodes MATIRDVANKAKVSTATVSNVLNAHSGRVRPETRERVLAAIRDLRYRPTAREEKQATILTQNIGVMMTDLAKNPILRHDYFRNILDGILESAMFRGWSVTIFTEKMWGDHGLSIRRTYDGRCDGLILVASNEDHEVVHSLNERGVPIVLVGNSATLPGISSVDIDNESAGSLAATHLIALGHRRFGFVETTDSPTAGERERGFRRILCEAGFGGDDYRVYSPRGSGSVGRLVDEILSGKSRPPTAFFAWHDEAASALIEAFRSHGVCVPEDVSVVGVDGLVRINDSALQLTTVPQPFHSIGKRAASLLIDRLVDPTQPAEVVRFAVELRPGGTTCRPPQDLEPISLSDIAVLSS; translated from the coding sequence ATGGCCACTATCCGCGACGTTGCGAATAAAGCGAAGGTTTCGACCGCCACCGTGTCGAACGTTCTCAACGCGCACTCGGGCCGAGTCCGCCCGGAGACCCGCGAACGCGTCTTAGCGGCGATCCGCGACCTGCGCTACCGGCCGACCGCCCGGGAGGAAAAGCAGGCGACGATTCTCACCCAAAACATCGGCGTGATGATGACGGATCTCGCCAAAAACCCGATTCTCCGCCACGACTACTTCCGAAACATCCTCGACGGAATCCTGGAATCCGCGATGTTTCGAGGGTGGAGCGTCACGATCTTCACCGAAAAGATGTGGGGCGACCACGGACTTTCAATTCGGAGAACCTATGACGGCCGTTGCGACGGCCTCATCCTTGTGGCCTCGAACGAAGACCACGAGGTGGTGCACTCTCTCAACGAACGCGGCGTCCCCATCGTCTTGGTCGGAAACAGCGCCACGCTTCCCGGAATTTCGAGCGTCGATATCGACAACGAGTCCGCGGGCTCGCTGGCGGCCACCCACCTTATTGCGCTGGGACACCGCCGCTTCGGATTTGTCGAAACAACAGATTCCCCAACCGCCGGAGAACGCGAACGGGGATTCCGCCGCATTCTGTGCGAAGCCGGGTTCGGGGGGGACGATTATCGCGTTTACTCACCCCGAGGTAGCGGCTCGGTTGGCCGGCTCGTCGACGAGATCCTTTCCGGGAAATCCCGTCCGCCCACCGCTTTCTTTGCATGGCACGACGAAGCCGCTTCGGCGCTGATCGAAGCGTTCCGCTCCCACGGCGTCTGCGTGCCCGAAGATGTGTCGGTCGTGGGGGTCGATGGATTAGTTCGCATCAACGATTCGGCCCTCCAACTCACCACCGTGCCCCAGCCGTTCCACTCCATTGGCAAGCGGGCGGCCAGCCTGCTGATCGACCGCCTGGTCGACCCAACTCAACCCGCGGAGGTGGTGCGTTTTGCCGTCGAGCTCAGGCCCGGCGGCACCACGTGCCGTCCACCCCAAGATCTTGAACCTATTTCCCTCTCCGACATCGCAGTCCTATCGAGCTAA
- a CDS encoding DNA polymerase III subunit alpha, producing MSKTFCHIHNHTEYSLLDGANRIPDMVKRAKEMEMSSLAISDHGVMFGVMEFYLECKKAAIKPLLGVEAYVAPQGIDQKKGDGEKNAYHLLLLAKDLEGYRNLCRLSTIAALEGYYYKPRVDHEILRAHSKGVIATSACLGSEVCQELLKGNYDRAQYIAGMYDEMYGHGNFFIELQDHRLPEQGRITPDLIRIAKELKLPLVATNDAHYLCKGDAQPHDVLLCIQTGALVADEKRFKFATDEFYLKSQVEMGEIFKEYPEALENTAMIAEMCNVELDKQRAPMPEPQVPEGMESFAYLRDLAEKGLSARMKDPEASLTRLEYELEVIKKTGFGDYFLLVREFANEARRKGIHYGVRGSAAGSLVSYCVGITDVDPVEYGLTFERFLNPERISMPDVDMDFEDTRREEIIQYVTERFGRDRVAQIVTFGTLGAKAAIKDCGRVQGYTPQETDRLTKTIPTLPGWSLKRAYSEIAEFRQIVDGDPRMKSLFETAKTVEGIARNSGVHAAGVVISRDPLVDYIPLYRGNDGQAITAFEMGILEKIGMLKMDFLGLSNLTVLGGTIAKIKQTQGIDFDISTIPEDDAKTFDMLARGETTGVFQLEGGGMTRYVQQLKPASIRELAAMIALYRPGPMEHIPRFIDTKFGRQKAVYLDERMKPILEETYGVIVYQDQVMQVVQAIAGFSLGKADVLRRAMGKKDAKAMADMKVEFIEGTAAAGISEKVAEEVWQLLLPFAGYAFNKAHAVCYAILSYQTGYLKANFPTEYMAALLSVYLSKEDRVAACIEECRRLKIQVLQPDVNASLGDFNIEGGTGGPPVRISGGSPEKKSKSAPNSIRFGLTAIKGVGEGVVEGIIKEREENGPYRHLYEFCDRTKPFGLNRTALEALVRAGALDSIDPNRRKLLNHVDGALQFADQQLKERLSTQSSFEFLVDSGPAHTSYPTLPECDMPSRGDNLSMEKEVMGIYVSDHPLRGHERTILQNGSHTCAAALELDDSHPVKLAGVIAKLRTIVTKAEGKKMASLVLEDFTGQVGAIAFPATFEKLRESLVKDSVVQITGFMMHREMRGEKSVEVRIEDIKPLEASLLPVDGPSRAAGKVSLTIWRATEREMFNLRRLIEEHPGDYELFIQIMVGSTPQMLPVPHHVNPTQTFCTAICEGLTRAELDVTHSQGPGTIH from the coding sequence ATGTCGAAGACGTTCTGTCACATCCATAACCACACCGAGTACTCCCTGCTCGATGGCGCCAACCGCATTCCCGACATGGTGAAGCGGGCCAAGGAGATGGAGATGAGCTCGCTGGCCATCTCCGATCACGGCGTCATGTTCGGGGTCATGGAGTTCTACTTGGAGTGCAAGAAGGCGGCGATCAAGCCGCTTCTGGGGGTGGAGGCGTACGTCGCGCCGCAGGGGATCGACCAAAAGAAAGGGGACGGCGAGAAGAACGCGTACCACCTCCTGCTCCTCGCCAAGGATCTCGAAGGATATCGAAACCTCTGCCGCCTCTCCACGATTGCGGCGCTCGAAGGCTATTACTACAAGCCGCGCGTAGACCACGAGATCCTTCGGGCGCATAGCAAAGGAGTCATCGCCACCAGCGCGTGCCTCGGCTCCGAGGTTTGCCAAGAGCTGCTCAAGGGTAACTATGACCGTGCCCAGTACATCGCCGGGATGTACGACGAGATGTACGGTCACGGCAACTTCTTTATCGAGCTGCAAGACCACCGCCTGCCGGAGCAGGGACGCATCACCCCGGACCTCATCCGGATCGCCAAAGAGCTGAAGCTTCCGCTCGTTGCTACCAACGACGCCCACTACCTCTGCAAAGGGGACGCCCAGCCGCACGACGTGCTGCTCTGCATCCAGACCGGCGCGTTGGTGGCGGACGAGAAGCGGTTCAAGTTCGCCACCGACGAGTTCTACTTGAAGAGCCAGGTGGAGATGGGCGAGATCTTCAAGGAGTATCCGGAAGCGCTGGAAAACACCGCGATGATCGCGGAGATGTGCAACGTCGAGCTGGACAAGCAGCGCGCGCCGATGCCGGAGCCGCAAGTGCCGGAAGGGATGGAGAGCTTCGCCTACCTTCGCGACCTTGCCGAGAAGGGATTGAGCGCGCGGATGAAAGACCCGGAAGCGTCGCTCACCCGGCTCGAGTACGAGCTCGAGGTCATCAAGAAGACCGGATTCGGCGACTACTTCTTGCTCGTCCGAGAATTCGCAAACGAGGCTCGCCGAAAGGGGATTCACTACGGAGTCCGCGGCTCGGCGGCGGGGTCGCTTGTTTCGTATTGTGTCGGCATCACCGACGTCGACCCGGTCGAGTACGGCCTCACGTTCGAGCGGTTCTTGAATCCCGAGCGGATCTCCATGCCGGACGTCGACATGGACTTCGAGGACACCCGGCGTGAGGAGATCATCCAGTACGTCACCGAACGGTTCGGCCGCGATCGCGTGGCTCAGATCGTGACGTTCGGAACGCTTGGGGCGAAGGCGGCAATCAAGGATTGCGGCCGGGTGCAGGGGTACACCCCGCAAGAGACCGACCGGCTGACGAAAACCATCCCAACTCTGCCGGGCTGGTCTTTGAAGCGCGCCTACTCGGAGATCGCGGAATTTCGTCAGATCGTCGACGGCGACCCTCGGATGAAGTCGCTGTTCGAGACCGCGAAGACGGTGGAAGGGATCGCCCGCAACTCAGGCGTCCACGCCGCCGGCGTGGTCATCTCCCGCGATCCGCTCGTCGACTACATTCCGCTTTACCGAGGTAACGATGGCCAGGCGATTACCGCGTTCGAAATGGGCATTCTCGAGAAGATCGGGATGCTCAAGATGGACTTCCTGGGGCTCTCGAACCTTACCGTTCTCGGCGGGACGATCGCCAAGATCAAGCAGACCCAAGGAATCGACTTCGACATTTCGACGATCCCCGAGGACGACGCCAAGACATTCGACATGCTCGCCCGAGGCGAGACGACCGGTGTATTCCAGCTTGAGGGCGGTGGAATGACCCGCTATGTGCAGCAGCTCAAACCGGCCAGCATCCGGGAGCTCGCGGCTATGATCGCGCTCTACCGGCCGGGGCCGATGGAGCACATCCCTCGCTTCATCGACACCAAGTTCGGACGCCAAAAGGCGGTGTACCTGGACGAGCGGATGAAGCCGATCCTGGAGGAGACGTACGGGGTCATCGTCTACCAGGACCAGGTCATGCAGGTCGTCCAGGCAATCGCCGGCTTCAGCCTGGGCAAAGCCGACGTGCTCCGCCGGGCGATGGGGAAGAAGGACGCCAAGGCGATGGCCGACATGAAGGTCGAGTTCATCGAAGGTACGGCGGCGGCCGGTATCAGCGAGAAAGTGGCGGAGGAGGTCTGGCAGCTCCTGCTCCCGTTCGCAGGCTACGCGTTCAACAAGGCGCACGCGGTTTGCTACGCGATCCTCTCCTACCAAACCGGCTACCTGAAGGCGAACTTCCCGACCGAATACATGGCGGCGCTGCTTAGCGTCTACCTCTCGAAAGAGGACCGGGTCGCGGCATGTATCGAAGAGTGCCGACGGCTGAAGATCCAGGTGCTGCAGCCTGACGTCAACGCCTCGCTTGGCGACTTCAACATCGAAGGTGGCACGGGCGGCCCGCCCGTGCGTATCTCAGGCGGATCGCCAGAGAAAAAGAGTAAGTCCGCGCCGAACTCCATCCGGTTCGGATTGACCGCCATCAAAGGGGTCGGCGAGGGAGTGGTCGAAGGGATCATCAAGGAGCGAGAAGAGAACGGGCCGTACCGGCACCTGTACGAGTTCTGCGACCGGACCAAGCCGTTTGGGCTGAATCGAACCGCTCTCGAAGCGCTCGTGAGAGCCGGCGCCCTAGACAGCATCGACCCCAACCGGCGGAAGCTGCTCAACCATGTCGACGGAGCGCTCCAGTTTGCCGACCAGCAGCTCAAAGAGCGACTGTCCACCCAAAGCTCGTTCGAATTCTTGGTGGATAGCGGACCAGCCCACACCTCCTACCCGACATTGCCCGAGTGCGACATGCCGAGCCGGGGGGATAACCTCTCGATGGAGAAGGAAGTGATGGGAATCTACGTCTCCGATCACCCGCTGAGAGGGCACGAGCGGACGATTTTGCAAAACGGCTCTCACACCTGCGCGGCAGCGCTGGAGCTCGACGACAGCCATCCGGTCAAGCTGGCCGGCGTTATCGCAAAGCTACGGACGATCGTGACGAAGGCGGAGGGGAAGAAGATGGCTTCCCTGGTGCTGGAAGACTTCACCGGTCAGGTCGGGGCGATCGCGTTTCCCGCGACGTTCGAGAAGCTGCGGGAGTCGCTCGTCAAGGACTCGGTGGTGCAGATCACCGGATTCATGATGCACCGGGAGATGCGAGGCGAGAAATCGGTCGAGGTTCGAATCGAGGACATCAAGCCGCTGGAGGCGAGTCTGCTGCCCGTGGACGGGCCGAGCCGGGCGGCGGGGAAGGTGTCGCTGACGATTTGGCGGGCCACGGAACGCGAGATGTTCAACCTGCGTCGGCTTATCGAGGAACACCCGGGCGACTATGAGCTGTTTATTCAGATCATGGTCGGATCGACGCCGCAGATGCTGCCCGTGCCTCACCATGTGAACCCGACCCAGACTTTCTGCACCGCCATTTGCGAGGGTCTGACCCGGGCCGAGCTCGACGTTACGCATAGCCAGGGGCCGGGGACGATTCATTAG